A stretch of the Papaver somniferum cultivar HN1 chromosome 6, ASM357369v1, whole genome shotgun sequence genome encodes the following:
- the LOC113289053 gene encoding uncharacterized protein LOC113289053 isoform X3, which yields MMYLRRCVTTNNTKLKMKKINSEVTQETPFFYIPPGPETTFPGSSEVTQETSLIFIPLGPETMWTLRKVNGDYVSRRPEGNFLVTVSWDYQICFWEIKKPEISTGNVPEEATICCQPISDSSCTIDATTIFTGGEVMIWVLMSGCQPVLGGAVNEAAWLPGMSLLATANEDYSLRQQAPVHSQQLQNGHYSLCVRYPWMAVGTTQPPQVHHTFATDGLDGAFRLSDKDSKQSLKAMPAFSTHPIEVWAVRVLHVNPAVIPLENPFWRCRGCHRVVVPKKRAFLNVSTVKYGVNEHGPGSLLIVLDMAVINSNVTSRGGAGASPVGVFLETALECDCPSRPCLGFERLYILNPSIRAYLFINMLE from the exons ATGATGTATCTGAGGAGATGTGTAACAACTAACAACacgaaattgaagatgaagaaaataaatag TGAAGTGACACAAGAAACACCTTTCTTCTACATTCCTCCTGGTCCTG AAACAACTTTTCCTGGAAGTAGTGAAGTAACACAAGAAACATCTCTCATCTTCATCCCTCTTGGTCCTG AAACAATGTGGACATTGCGAAAAGTCAATGGTGATTACGTGTCTCGCCGTCCTGAAGGCAATTTTCTTGTTACCGTTTCATGGGATTATCAG ATTTGCTTTTGGGAAATAAAGAAACCAGAAATAAGTACTGGGAATGTGCCAGAAGAAGCAACTATTTGTTGCCAACCA ATTTCGGATTCCTCTTGCACCATTGATGCAACTACCATTTTCACTGGTGGTGAAGTTATGATATGGGTACTAATGTCAGGATGTCAGCCTGTGCTGGGTGGAGCAGTTAATGAAGCTGCATGGCTACCTGGGATGAGCCTTCTGGCTACAGCAAACGAGGATTATTCTCTGAG GCAGCAAGCGCCGGTCCATTCGCAACAGCTCCAAAATGGACATTACTCACTATGCGTCAGATATCCATGGATGGCTGTTGGGACCACACAACCTCCTCAG GTTCATCACACATTTGCAACAGATGGATTAGATGGTGCCTTCCGTTTATCGGACAAGGACAGCAAACAAAGTTTGAAG GCCATGCCAGCGTTCTCTACTCATCCTATAGAGGTGTGGGCTGTGAGAGTGCTCCACGTGAATCCAGCCGTGATTCCCCTAGAGAATCCATTTTGGAGGTGTAGGGGATGTCATCGTGTAGTTGTCCCTAAAAAACGTGCCTTTCTGAATGTATCAACAGTGAAATATGGGGTTAATGAACATGGTCCAGGCTCCCTCCTCATTGTATTGGATATGGCAGTAATCAACAGTAACGTGACAAGTAGAGGTGGTGCTGGTGCTTCTCCTGTTGGAGTTTTTCTAGAGACTGCGTTAGAGTGTGACTGCCCCTCGAGGCCTTGCCTTGGGTTTGAGAGGCTATACATCCTCAACCCGTCAATACGAGCTTATTTGTTCATCAACATGCTTGAGTAG
- the LOC113289053 gene encoding uncharacterized protein LOC113289053 isoform X1, with product MMYLRRCVTTNNTKLKMKKINRFLLFFAETTSPGSSEVTQETPFFYIPPGPETTFPGSSEVTQETSLIFIPLGPETMWTLRKVNGDYVSRRPEGNFLVTVSWDYQICFWEIKKPEISTGNVPEEATICCQPISDSSCTIDATTIFTGGEVMIWVLMSGCQPVLGGAVNEAAWLPGMSLLATANEDYSLRQQAPVHSQQLQNGHYSLCVRYPWMAVGTTQPPQVHHTFATDGLDGAFRLSDKDSKQSLKAMPAFSTHPIEVWAVRVLHVNPAVIPLENPFWRCRGCHRVVVPKKRAFLNVSTVKYGVNEHGPGSLLIVLDMAVINSNVTSRGGAGASPVGVFLETALECDCPSRPCLGFERLYILNPSIRAYLFINMLE from the exons ATGATGTATCTGAGGAGATGTGTAACAACTAACAACacgaaattgaagatgaagaaaataaatag gTTCCTTCTCTTCTTTGCCGAAACAACTTCTCCCGGAAGTAGTGAAGTGACACAAGAAACACCTTTCTTCTACATTCCTCCTGGTCCTG AAACAACTTTTCCTGGAAGTAGTGAAGTAACACAAGAAACATCTCTCATCTTCATCCCTCTTGGTCCTG AAACAATGTGGACATTGCGAAAAGTCAATGGTGATTACGTGTCTCGCCGTCCTGAAGGCAATTTTCTTGTTACCGTTTCATGGGATTATCAG ATTTGCTTTTGGGAAATAAAGAAACCAGAAATAAGTACTGGGAATGTGCCAGAAGAAGCAACTATTTGTTGCCAACCA ATTTCGGATTCCTCTTGCACCATTGATGCAACTACCATTTTCACTGGTGGTGAAGTTATGATATGGGTACTAATGTCAGGATGTCAGCCTGTGCTGGGTGGAGCAGTTAATGAAGCTGCATGGCTACCTGGGATGAGCCTTCTGGCTACAGCAAACGAGGATTATTCTCTGAG GCAGCAAGCGCCGGTCCATTCGCAACAGCTCCAAAATGGACATTACTCACTATGCGTCAGATATCCATGGATGGCTGTTGGGACCACACAACCTCCTCAG GTTCATCACACATTTGCAACAGATGGATTAGATGGTGCCTTCCGTTTATCGGACAAGGACAGCAAACAAAGTTTGAAG GCCATGCCAGCGTTCTCTACTCATCCTATAGAGGTGTGGGCTGTGAGAGTGCTCCACGTGAATCCAGCCGTGATTCCCCTAGAGAATCCATTTTGGAGGTGTAGGGGATGTCATCGTGTAGTTGTCCCTAAAAAACGTGCCTTTCTGAATGTATCAACAGTGAAATATGGGGTTAATGAACATGGTCCAGGCTCCCTCCTCATTGTATTGGATATGGCAGTAATCAACAGTAACGTGACAAGTAGAGGTGGTGCTGGTGCTTCTCCTGTTGGAGTTTTTCTAGAGACTGCGTTAGAGTGTGACTGCCCCTCGAGGCCTTGCCTTGGGTTTGAGAGGCTATACATCCTCAACCCGTCAATACGAGCTTATTTGTTCATCAACATGCTTGAGTAG
- the LOC113289053 gene encoding uncharacterized protein LOC113289053 isoform X2, which produces MMYLRRCVTTNNTKLKMKKINSSEVTQETPFFYIPPGPETTFPGSSEVTQETSLIFIPLGPETMWTLRKVNGDYVSRRPEGNFLVTVSWDYQICFWEIKKPEISTGNVPEEATICCQPISDSSCTIDATTIFTGGEVMIWVLMSGCQPVLGGAVNEAAWLPGMSLLATANEDYSLRQQAPVHSQQLQNGHYSLCVRYPWMAVGTTQPPQVHHTFATDGLDGAFRLSDKDSKQSLKAMPAFSTHPIEVWAVRVLHVNPAVIPLENPFWRCRGCHRVVVPKKRAFLNVSTVKYGVNEHGPGSLLIVLDMAVINSNVTSRGGAGASPVGVFLETALECDCPSRPCLGFERLYILNPSIRAYLFINMLE; this is translated from the exons ATGATGTATCTGAGGAGATGTGTAACAACTAACAACacgaaattgaagatgaagaaaataaatag TAGTGAAGTGACACAAGAAACACCTTTCTTCTACATTCCTCCTGGTCCTG AAACAACTTTTCCTGGAAGTAGTGAAGTAACACAAGAAACATCTCTCATCTTCATCCCTCTTGGTCCTG AAACAATGTGGACATTGCGAAAAGTCAATGGTGATTACGTGTCTCGCCGTCCTGAAGGCAATTTTCTTGTTACCGTTTCATGGGATTATCAG ATTTGCTTTTGGGAAATAAAGAAACCAGAAATAAGTACTGGGAATGTGCCAGAAGAAGCAACTATTTGTTGCCAACCA ATTTCGGATTCCTCTTGCACCATTGATGCAACTACCATTTTCACTGGTGGTGAAGTTATGATATGGGTACTAATGTCAGGATGTCAGCCTGTGCTGGGTGGAGCAGTTAATGAAGCTGCATGGCTACCTGGGATGAGCCTTCTGGCTACAGCAAACGAGGATTATTCTCTGAG GCAGCAAGCGCCGGTCCATTCGCAACAGCTCCAAAATGGACATTACTCACTATGCGTCAGATATCCATGGATGGCTGTTGGGACCACACAACCTCCTCAG GTTCATCACACATTTGCAACAGATGGATTAGATGGTGCCTTCCGTTTATCGGACAAGGACAGCAAACAAAGTTTGAAG GCCATGCCAGCGTTCTCTACTCATCCTATAGAGGTGTGGGCTGTGAGAGTGCTCCACGTGAATCCAGCCGTGATTCCCCTAGAGAATCCATTTTGGAGGTGTAGGGGATGTCATCGTGTAGTTGTCCCTAAAAAACGTGCCTTTCTGAATGTATCAACAGTGAAATATGGGGTTAATGAACATGGTCCAGGCTCCCTCCTCATTGTATTGGATATGGCAGTAATCAACAGTAACGTGACAAGTAGAGGTGGTGCTGGTGCTTCTCCTGTTGGAGTTTTTCTAGAGACTGCGTTAGAGTGTGACTGCCCCTCGAGGCCTTGCCTTGGGTTTGAGAGGCTATACATCCTCAACCCGTCAATACGAGCTTATTTGTTCATCAACATGCTTGAGTAG
- the LOC113289053 gene encoding uncharacterized protein LOC113289053 isoform X4, translating to MPSGSETMWTLRKVNGDYVSRRPEGNFLVTVSWDYQICFWEIKKPEISTGNVPEEATICCQPISDSSCTIDATTIFTGGEVMIWVLMSGCQPVLGGAVNEAAWLPGMSLLATANEDYSLRQQAPVHSQQLQNGHYSLCVRYPWMAVGTTQPPQVHHTFATDGLDGAFRLSDKDSKQSLKAMPAFSTHPIEVWAVRVLHVNPAVIPLENPFWRCRGCHRVVVPKKRAFLNVSTVKYGVNEHGPGSLLIVLDMAVINSNVTSRGGAGASPVGVFLETALECDCPSRPCLGFERLYILNPSIRAYLFINMLE from the exons ATGCCTTCTGGTTCTG AAACAATGTGGACATTGCGAAAAGTCAATGGTGATTACGTGTCTCGCCGTCCTGAAGGCAATTTTCTTGTTACCGTTTCATGGGATTATCAG ATTTGCTTTTGGGAAATAAAGAAACCAGAAATAAGTACTGGGAATGTGCCAGAAGAAGCAACTATTTGTTGCCAACCA ATTTCGGATTCCTCTTGCACCATTGATGCAACTACCATTTTCACTGGTGGTGAAGTTATGATATGGGTACTAATGTCAGGATGTCAGCCTGTGCTGGGTGGAGCAGTTAATGAAGCTGCATGGCTACCTGGGATGAGCCTTCTGGCTACAGCAAACGAGGATTATTCTCTGAG GCAGCAAGCGCCGGTCCATTCGCAACAGCTCCAAAATGGACATTACTCACTATGCGTCAGATATCCATGGATGGCTGTTGGGACCACACAACCTCCTCAG GTTCATCACACATTTGCAACAGATGGATTAGATGGTGCCTTCCGTTTATCGGACAAGGACAGCAAACAAAGTTTGAAG GCCATGCCAGCGTTCTCTACTCATCCTATAGAGGTGTGGGCTGTGAGAGTGCTCCACGTGAATCCAGCCGTGATTCCCCTAGAGAATCCATTTTGGAGGTGTAGGGGATGTCATCGTGTAGTTGTCCCTAAAAAACGTGCCTTTCTGAATGTATCAACAGTGAAATATGGGGTTAATGAACATGGTCCAGGCTCCCTCCTCATTGTATTGGATATGGCAGTAATCAACAGTAACGTGACAAGTAGAGGTGGTGCTGGTGCTTCTCCTGTTGGAGTTTTTCTAGAGACTGCGTTAGAGTGTGACTGCCCCTCGAGGCCTTGCCTTGGGTTTGAGAGGCTATACATCCTCAACCCGTCAATACGAGCTTATTTGTTCATCAACATGCTTGAGTAG